The Methanosarcina acetivorans C2A genome includes the window TGTTGACATCCGGAGGCTGCACGGGGCAAAAAACGTAAACTTCGTAACCCCATCCCCGCACCCGCACACCGTCCTGAAAATCGTGCGGGAAATGTCGTCAAACACCCCGGTCATCTGGAACTCGAACATGTATCACTCAAAAGAAATCGCCGAAATCCTTGAAGGTGTGGTGGATGTCTACCTCGGAGATTTCAAATATGGCAACAACGCCTGTGCCCTGAAATTTTCAAAGGTGAAAAACTACCTGGAAGTTGTCCAGCCCAACTTCGAGTTCGCCTACGAAACAGCCGAAATCCTCCTCCGCCACCTCGCCCTCCCAGGCCATATCGAGTGCTGCACAAGGCCGATTGCCGAATGGGTCGCAGAACACACCCCGCATATCAGGTTCAACCTTATGTTCCAGTACAGGCCCTGCTACAGGGCAATGGAATACCCGGACCTCGGAAGGCATCTGACCCTGGAAGAACAGACAGCTGCGATTGATATAGTGAGGGGAGCGGGGATTGAGGATTTGCTGATTTAACCGAGCGTGAAACCGGGCTAAGTCTCAAATTAAGTCAAATGTCAGACCACTTTTTGATTCCATTTCTAATTTTCCGGCATCTTTCTTATTATTCATTTCATAGGACCCAGTTTTCGTCAATGCTCTGAGACCTGAAGAGGTCCGCATACTCTACCGTGATGAACACGGCTACACCCGGACAGTCCCAGCGGCAGATATTCGTGTCATTCCGGAATTTATAGAAGCTGGGGCTTCATTGGGATGCCTGTGGCTGGAAGGGCGTTTTGGTCTGAGAGACCCGCTGGTAAACCGTGGAGCTCATCACGTAAAGGTGGAAAGCCATGAATACCGTAACATCTGGACCTTGAACGGCTCACGAAACAGGTCGGCTACTTCGAAGGAGGCTTGCGAAAAATTGCTTGCGAAAAATTGCTTGCGAAAAATTGCTTGCGAAAAATTGCTTGCGAAAAATTGCTTGCGAAAAATTGAAGGGCTGCTAGAAGAGATCATCGGAGGAGGCGAAAGATGAAGCTTGCAGGTTGTGGAAAAGAGATTTATGTATTACTGTCACAGTTATTTAAAGAAGGAATTGTCGTGACACTGTCACGACAATTGAACCAGATACATTTCAGTTTACCAAGTGGGAAATTGTGCAAGAGTCTCTTGCACAAAGTCACAGATACCACAATCTGTTAACCATCGAAGAACCTGGGAAAAAAGAAAGTAAATTTCTGGGAAAAATTGTCTGGAGAAATGTATAATGAGCCGCAAGGACAGCCAGGAACTTGGCCCGGCTTCAAATAACTCTCTGCTGCTGGAAGATATTCGTCATATGATCGAAGCGACTCGCTCTGCAGTGGCTACTACCGTTAACGCCGGGCTGACAACACTCTACTGGAATATCGGCAAACGCATCCATGAGGAGATCCTCAAAGGTGAACGAGCAGAATACGGGCAGGAAATTGTCGCCTCACTGGGTCGAGAATTGGCAACTGAATACGGCAATGGATTTTCAGAGAAAAACCTGCGCCGGATGATCCAATTTGCTGAGGTATTCCCTGAGGAGAAAATTGTCGCCGCACTGAGGCGACAATTAAGCTGGACTCATTTCAAGACGCTTATTCCTATCGAAGATCTCCTCAAACGCGACTTTTATGCCGAAATGTGTCGGGTCGAACGCTGGAGCACTCGAACACTGCAAGAAAGAATAGATTCCATGCTGTATGAGCGCACAGCCATTTCACGCAAGCCTGAAGAAGTGATCCGTCATGAACTTGCCAACCTGAGAGAGCAGGACCAATTAACGCCTGAACTTGTTTTCCGGGACCCCCATGTCCTCGACTTCCTCGGCCTGAAAGACCTTTATCTGGAAAAGGACCTGGAAGATGCCATCCTGCGTGAACTTGAGTTTTTTCTGCTGGAACTTGGTGTCGGATCCGCCTTTGTAGCTCGGCAGCGGCGCACCCAGATTGACGACGAAGATTTTTACATTGACTCCCTTTTCTACCACCGTTCCTTGCACAGGCTTATAGCTACTGACCTAAAGTTTGGAAATTTCAGAGCCGAATTCAAAGGCCAGATGGAACTCTACCTGCGCTGGCTGGACAAATATGAAAGGCAACCGGGAGAAGAGTCCCCGCTCGGAATCATTCTCTGCGCCGGAAAGAAAGAAGAACAAATAGAACTTCTGGAACTGAACCGTTTCGGAATACATGTGGCTGAATATCTGACTGAACTGCTGCCCCGTGAACTGCTGGCTGAAAGGCTACAGCATGCTGTTAAGAGAACAAAGGCCTTTTCGGTACGCCTGTTTCTTCCGGGCGGAGACCCGGATGGCGTCAAGACTGTGGAGAAGTCTAACTGGAAAGTAAAAAGGATGGTAATTAAAATATCTCTATTTATTGGGGCCTGCTCACGTCCTGAATTTAGAGCAACGAGCTTTTGGAAGTTTTGGGCGGTATGAAGGCTTAATCTGAAATAAACAACCGAAATTACCTTATCTTGTAGGCAATTATAAGATACAAAAATAAGTTTTGAGGCTCCTCGATGACTCAAGTATTCAGGATATTCGTAAGTTCAGTGCAGAAAGAACTTGAAGATGAGCGACTCATCATTCAAAATCTTGTGAGCACTGACCCTTTCCTGTCAGCACATTGCACTCCCGTGCTTTATGAGTATGAGCCTGCATCTCCGGATAAGGCAATTGAGGGCTGTCTTAAAACTCTTGACAGTTGCCAGGTATATTTGCTCATAATTGGGGTACAATATGGCACTTTTACCGGAGAACTTTCGATAACTCACACCGAGTATCACAGGGCAAGGGAAGAGAAGCTGCCAATTCTTGCTTTCATTAAGGGCAGCAGGGAAATGGACCGTGAGGAAGGAACCGATGCTTTCCTGAGAGAACTTGAAGTTGATGGTTTTAAGTACAAACGCTTCGGGAATGTAATCGAACTCCAGAAGGAAGTTCGAGAGGCACTGGTAAAGCTTCTTAAAGACAGATTTGGTATTGCTCCGACCAGCGATGAAAATTTGATTGCAAAGCAAACTATCGAGGCCACTTCTACTTTTGAATCGCAGCCGCTCACTCGAATTCTCTGGAAGGATCTTGATCATAAAGTAGCTCGCCAGCTTGTAGCAGCGGCTGAAAACAGAAAAGAAGATGAGTTATCTTCTGCCGACTTACTGGCTGGAGCAATGCTGCGCGGCCTTATCTGGGCTTCCCCGGGATCGGAGGAATATTACGCTACTGCCGCAGGGATAGTACTGCTGGCAAAAGACCCATCTGCGGTTTTTCCTCAGTGCAGGGTGCTTGCAGATGCTTATCGGGGATCCGAACCAGATGGAGAACCGCGTGATCATGAAGACATCAGGGGACCGATGCCCCTGGTCATTGACCGGGCAGTTGCTTTCATTGACCGTAACACCCGACATCCTATGAAAGTTATTGGACTAAACAGGGTTCGTGTTGGTGAATACCCTGTCGAGGCCCTTCGAGAAGCTCTTGTGAACGCTGTCGCCCACAGGCAGTACGAGGATGCCGGGAGAAAGATCATTCTTGAGGTATTCCCTGACAGGGTGATCGTCTCCAGTCCCGGTCTCCCACCAGCCCCTATCACACTTGCCAATTTACGTAAAGGAAATTACAGGCCCTGCTCGCGAAACCCTGTGCTGGCCCAGTGCCTTTCCTATTTCCACAGGATAGAGGAGCGCGGTAGCGGTTTCAGGCGTATGCGAGACCAGATGCTAAATCATGGCCTGGATAAGCCCCTCATAGGAACTGATACCGGATATTTCCAGGTAACCTTCCCAGGACCAGGCGAGAATCTCGACCGCATCCTGGTACCTGAAACCATACTACTGGTGACGCCTGCTATTGAAGTTCAATTGAATGAGAGGCAGAAGGAAATTTTGAAGCATGTAGCTGTAACCGGCTCTGTGACAACCGGCTGGTGTATGGAAACTTTGAATATCTCAAGGGATACTGCTCACCGGAATCTTGTCGATCTGGTCAAAAGGAATATCTTAGTGAGTCAGGGTTCTGGAAGAGGAGTAATCTATGTATTGAGAGAAAATATTTCGGATTCTTAAATCATCCGATAATCATCCGATTTTTCGTCAAAATCATCCGATTTCAGGGAAATAAATCTGCAAAATATATAAAAAGATATAACATATTCGTTAAGATATCGTAAACCTAAATCCATTAATCGTAAAGTCAAAGCCGAGTTGTGAAAACAAGGGACATCCTGTACTGATCACTCCCTGCCTTCAACATCCAAAAGTGCGACGCCTGAAATCATCCGGAACGAGTTAAACTTTTTTGTAAGTTCCTACCCTTACAGTCTTTAAATTACTCTCTGATCCTTTACGACACCCGTTTTTATTTTTTCCATTTTATAGGACCCCGGGCTCTCACCGGTCGGCGGAGACGACCGGCCTTCTCATGATGAAAATGTAAATGAAAAAGATGCAGACTGAAAAACGACAACCCTATTTTTCTGGCCTGTGCCTGACCTGCTTCAGATACAGAAACTGAAAGAAAAGGAATAAGTTAAGATGGAAGAGACTATCCTTAAATTCGAAAAAATGATGAAAAAGAGCAAGAGTTAAGAAGATTAGCAGGTATACCTGAATAGAAAATCTTCACTGAATAAAATTAGAAGCTGATCGAAACCCTCATTATGATACTAATTGTGAACAGATGTCAGGCTAAAAAATGAGTGAAAATAACGTTAATCGAACCGTAACTAAGAAACAGTATACAAGGCTGCATGTCGGGCTTACAGAGGAATAAAAAATGATCACTGGTGAACTGAAAAACAAAATCGACCGCATATGGGACACTTTCTGGTCCGGCGGGATAGCCAACCCCCTCGAAGTTATCGAACAAATTACCTACCTGCTGTTTTTACGGAGGCTGGACGACCTCCACACCCTGGAAGAAAACAAATCAGCCCGGCTCAAACGCCCGATGGAACGCCGGATTTTCCCCGAAGGCGAGGACGACAAAGGCCGCCCCTACGAGGACCTGCGCTGGTCCCGTTTCAAAAACTTCGCCCCGGCAGAGATGTATACGGTTGTCAGCGAACACGTCTTCCCCTTCCTGCGAACCCTGGGCGGAGACGACTCCACCTATGCCAAACACATGGAAGGCGCCCGTTTCACCATACCCACGCCCGCCCTGCTCTCAAGAGTGGTGGACCTTCTCGACGACGTACCCATGGAAGACCGCGACACCAAAGGCGACCTCTATGAATACGCTCAGCAAGATAGCAACCGCCGGGCAGAACGGCCAGTTCCGGACCCCACGCCACGTTATCCGCCTGATGGTGGAACTTACTTCCCCGCAGCCGACAGACATCATATGTGACCCCGCATGCGGGACAGCCGGATTTCTGGTATGTGCAGGCGAACACCTGCGGGAACACCACCCGAATATCCTGCACGACGAAAAGCTGAAACAGCACTTCCACCGCGGGATGTTCCACGGTTTCGATTTCGACAACACCATGCTCCGCATAGGCAGCATGAATATGCTCCTGCACGGCGTGGAAAACCCGGATATCCGCTACCGCGACTCCCTTGCCCAGGACTATGCCAGCGACGAAGAAGCCTACACGCTTGTCCTTGCAAATCCTCCTTTTGCCGGATCGCTGGACTATGAGAGCACATCAAAGGAACTCCTGAAGGTCGTAAAGACCAAAAAGACCGAACTGCTTTTCGTTGCCCTTTTCATGCGCCTGCTCAAACCCGGAGGTCGGGCTGCTGTTATCGTTCCTGACGGTGTGCTTTTCGGCTCAAGCAAAGCCCATAAGGAGCTTCGCCGGATGCTTGTCGAGGAGCAGAAGCTTGATGCCATTGTTTCCCTTCCGGGCGGCGTTTTCAAGCCCTATGCAGGGGTTTCTACTGCCATCCTCCTTTTCACGAAAACAAATTCAGGAGGCACGGATCATGTCTGGTTCTACGATATGCAGGCCGACGGCTGGAGCCTTGACGATAAACGGAGCCCGCTTCTGAGCGAGGACAAACTGGGTCCTGTCCCTTCAACCGGACTTTCCGAGGAGGAGCACGCCAGAAATAACCTTCCTGATGTCCTTGCCCGCTGGCAGGAACGCAATTCCGGCGAACTCAAACGTGAGAGAACCGAGCAGAGTTTCTGCGTGCCAAAAGCCGACATCGCAGCCCAGAGTTACGACCTTTCCCTCAACCGCTACAAGGAAGTTGTGCATGAGGAAGTGGAATACAGAGCCCCGAAAGAGATACTCGAAAGCCTCGCAAAGCTGGAAGCTGAGATTCAGCAGGGGATGAAAGAACTGGAAGGGATGCTAGGATGAGTCCTTGGCCACATCAACCAATTATCTCTCTTGGAACAATCATCACAGGCTCGACTCCAAAAACCTCTGAG containing:
- a CDS encoding PDDEXK nuclease domain-containing protein, coding for MSRKDSQELGPASNNSLLLEDIRHMIEATRSAVATTVNAGLTTLYWNIGKRIHEEILKGERAEYGQEIVASLGRELATEYGNGFSEKNLRRMIQFAEVFPEEKIVAALRRQLSWTHFKTLIPIEDLLKRDFYAEMCRVERWSTRTLQERIDSMLYERTAISRKPEEVIRHELANLREQDQLTPELVFRDPHVLDFLGLKDLYLEKDLEDAILRELEFFLLELGVGSAFVARQRRTQIDDEDFYIDSLFYHRSLHRLIATDLKFGNFRAEFKGQMELYLRWLDKYERQPGEESPLGIILCAGKKEEQIELLELNRFGIHVAEYLTELLPRELLAERLQHAVKRTKAFSVRLFLPGGDPDGVKTVEKSNWKVKRMVIKISLFIGACSRPEFRATSFWKFWAV
- a CDS encoding AlbA family DNA-binding domain-containing protein, whose amino-acid sequence is MTQVFRIFVSSVQKELEDERLIIQNLVSTDPFLSAHCTPVLYEYEPASPDKAIEGCLKTLDSCQVYLLIIGVQYGTFTGELSITHTEYHRAREEKLPILAFIKGSREMDREEGTDAFLRELEVDGFKYKRFGNVIELQKEVREALVKLLKDRFGIAPTSDENLIAKQTIEATSTFESQPLTRILWKDLDHKVARQLVAAAENRKEDELSSADLLAGAMLRGLIWASPGSEEYYATAAGIVLLAKDPSAVFPQCRVLADAYRGSEPDGEPRDHEDIRGPMPLVIDRAVAFIDRNTRHPMKVIGLNRVRVGEYPVEALREALVNAVAHRQYEDAGRKIILEVFPDRVIVSSPGLPPAPITLANLRKGNYRPCSRNPVLAQCLSYFHRIEERGSGFRRMRDQMLNHGLDKPLIGTDTGYFQVTFPGPGENLDRILVPETILLVTPAIEVQLNERQKEILKHVAVTGSVTTGWCMETLNISRDTAHRNLVDLVKRNILVSQGSGRGVIYVLRENISDS
- a CDS encoding type I restriction-modification system subunit M N-terminal domain-containing protein, which codes for MITGELKNKIDRIWDTFWSGGIANPLEVIEQITYLLFLRRLDDLHTLEENKSARLKRPMERRIFPEGEDDKGRPYEDLRWSRFKNFAPAEMYTVVSEHVFPFLRTLGGDDSTYAKHMEGARFTIPTPALLSRVVDLLDDVPMEDRDTKGDLYEYAQQDSNRRAERPVPDPTPRYPPDGGTYFPAADRHHM
- a CDS encoding HsdM family class I SAM-dependent methyltransferase; this translates as MNTLSKIATAGQNGQFRTPRHVIRLMVELTSPQPTDIICDPACGTAGFLVCAGEHLREHHPNILHDEKLKQHFHRGMFHGFDFDNTMLRIGSMNMLLHGVENPDIRYRDSLAQDYASDEEAYTLVLANPPFAGSLDYESTSKELLKVVKTKKTELLFVALFMRLLKPGGRAAVIVPDGVLFGSSKAHKELRRMLVEEQKLDAIVSLPGGVFKPYAGVSTAILLFTKTNSGGTDHVWFYDMQADGWSLDDKRSPLLSEDKLGPVPSTGLSEEEHARNNLPDVLARWQERNSGELKRERTEQSFCVPKADIAAQSYDLSLNRYKEVVHEEVEYRAPKEILESLAKLEAEIQQGMKELEGMLG